The following proteins are encoded in a genomic region of Triticum dicoccoides isolate Atlit2015 ecotype Zavitan chromosome 1B, WEW_v2.0, whole genome shotgun sequence:
- the LOC119349525 gene encoding protein psi1-like — MGLDYYKILGVDKAASDDDLKKAYRKLAMKWHPDKNPTSKKEAESKFKQISEAYEVLSDSQKRAVYDQYGEEGLKGQVPPPGAGGGAGGPGGATFFSTGADGPTAFRFNPRNAEDIFAEFFGSSSPFGGMGGMGGGMGGMGGGGHGMPSGGIRFSPSMFGGMGGGGDHTFTQTFGGGGGQGYPGMFGSGGGGGAPVKAAPIERKLPCSLEELYKGTTKKMKISREIADASGKTIPVEEILTIDVKPGWKKGTKITFPEKGNEQPHMIAADLVFIIDEKPHPVYTRDGNDLVATQKIPLAEALTGYTVHLTTLDGRSLTVPISSVIHPGYEEVVRGEGMPIPKDPSRKGNLRVKFDIKFPARLTADQKSGVKRILGQ; from the exons ATGGGGCTGGACTACTACAAGATCCTGGGCGTGGACAAGGCGGCCAGCGACGACGACCTCAAGAAGGCCTACCGCAAGCTCGCCATGAAGTGGCACCCCGACAAGAACCCCACCAGCAAGAAGGAGGCCGAGAGCAAGTTCAAGCAGATCTCAGAGGCGTACGAG GTGCTGAGCGACTCGCAGAAGCGCGCGGTCTACGACCAGTACGGCGAGGAGGGGCTCAAGGGCCAGGTGCCGCCGCcgggggccggcggcggcgcgggcgggccgGGGGGCGCCACCTTCTTctccaccggcgccgacgggcccaCCGCGTTCCGCTTCAACCCGCGCAACGCCGAGGACATCTTCGCCGAGTTCTTCGGCTCCTCCAGCCCCTTCGGCGGCATGGGGGGCATGGGCGGCGGCATGGGCGGCATGGGGGGCGGAGGCCACGGCATGCCGTCCGGTGGCATCAGGTTCTCGCCGTCCATGTTCGGCGGGATGGGTGGCGGCGGCGACCACACCTTCACCCAgacgttcggcggcggcggcggccaagggtaCCCCGGGATgttcggcagcggcggcggcggcggcgcgccggtCAAGGCGGCGCCCATCGAGAGGAAGCTGCCCTGCTCCCTCGAGGAGCTCTACAAGGGGACcaccaagaagatgaagatctccaGGGAGATCGCCGATGCCAGCGG GAAGACGATCCCGGTGGAGGAGATCCTGACGATCGACGTGAAGCCGGGGTGGAAGAAGGGCACGAAGATCACCTTCCCGGAGAAGGGCAACGAGCAGCCCCACATGATCGCGGCGGACCTAGTCTTCATCATCGACGAGAAGCCGCACCCGGTGTACACCCGGGACGGCAACGACCTGGTGGCGACGCAGAAGATCCCCCTCGCCGAAGCCCTGACGGGCTACACGGTGCACCTGACGACGCTGGACGGGCGCAGCCTGACGGTGCCCATCAGCTCGGTGATCCACCCGGGGTACGAGGAGGTGGTGCGCGGCGAGGGCATGCCCATCCCCAAGGACCCCTCCAGGAAGGGCAACCTGCGGGTCAAGTTCGACATCAAGTTCCCCGCCAGGCTCACCGCCGACCAGAAGTCCGGCGTCAAGAGGATCCTGGGGCAGTAG
- the LOC119311932 gene encoding uncharacterized protein LOC119311932, translated as MICFHIHYNSEAGWILEIRVNGGSERRHISSVVIYLDAILISVNPKLLAPVPVACWCKDPRLPSEKCKGWINWHGQLMYSSLSLWKMTCISPHNPSFFRQDILNGCYALVPNITCFVGECMIMATWCSPTKRKELLS; from the exons ATGATTTGTTTTCATATACATTATAATTCAGAGGCAGGTTGGATTCTGGAAATCAGAGTCAATGGTGGATCAGAGAG GCGCCATATTAGTTCAGTTGTTATCTACCTTGATGCCATACTaatttctgtgaatccaaaattgcTGGCACCAGTTCCTGTTGCCTGTTGGTGCAAGGACCCACGCCTTCCATCTGAGAAATGTAAAGGATGGATCAATTGGCATGGTCAGCTCATGTATAGTTCTTTGTCTCTCTggaagatgacatgcatctcaccaCACAATCCCAG CTTTTTTAGGCAAGATATCCTCAATGGCTGTTACGCCTTGGTTCCCAACATCACATG CTTTGTGGGCGAGTGCATGATAATGGCAACTTGGTGTTCGCCTACTAAAAGGAAGGAGCTGTTGAGCTAA